In one Modestobacter sp. L9-4 genomic region, the following are encoded:
- a CDS encoding methylenetetrahydrofolate reductase C-terminal domain-containing protein has protein sequence MTERALTPDGVRPGCPKRMVFGPCGGVRDDGGCEVAPHPCVFLDPPWPRWTAPAAPRPAPAPDGLLARAQHGPVVLSDLTVRPFDGASVRAVVGALAPVSDGLLIGEHQNRPDWPPTLMAAEVLAGGGRPWTTLACRDRNRLVLEQELAGLAEVGVDGVLCVTGDARGPGVRPGVTSVFDLDGTRLAALAAEAGLTAAVPESPDAPPLGLRPARVAVKERAGAQFVVLNHVASAARLTAFTAAARAAGATLPFIAAVAVYTDERSARVLQRFPGLHLDDAAVQRVLDAPDPVAAGIVAAVAEARALLAVPGVVGVNLSGLASARGEETAAAVKAEVAVRIREGT, from the coding sequence ATGACCGAGCGGGCACTGACTCCGGACGGCGTTCGTCCTGGGTGCCCGAAGCGGATGGTCTTCGGCCCGTGCGGCGGCGTGCGGGACGACGGCGGCTGCGAGGTCGCGCCGCACCCGTGCGTGTTCCTGGACCCGCCGTGGCCGCGCTGGACCGCACCGGCCGCGCCCCGTCCCGCGCCGGCCCCCGACGGGCTGCTGGCCCGGGCGCAGCACGGCCCCGTCGTCCTCTCCGACCTGACGGTGCGGCCGTTCGACGGGGCGTCGGTGCGGGCGGTGGTCGGGGCGCTCGCGCCGGTCAGCGACGGCCTGCTGATCGGTGAGCACCAGAACCGCCCCGACTGGCCGCCCACGCTCATGGCCGCCGAGGTGCTGGCCGGTGGTGGGCGGCCCTGGACGACGCTGGCCTGCCGGGACCGCAACCGGCTGGTGCTGGAGCAGGAGCTGGCCGGGCTGGCCGAGGTCGGTGTCGACGGCGTGCTGTGCGTCACCGGCGACGCGCGCGGCCCCGGCGTGCGGCCCGGGGTCACCTCGGTGTTCGACCTCGACGGCACCCGGCTGGCCGCGCTGGCCGCCGAGGCGGGGCTGACCGCGGCCGTGCCCGAGTCGCCGGACGCACCCCCACTGGGGCTGCGCCCGGCCCGGGTCGCGGTCAAGGAGCGGGCCGGCGCCCAGTTCGTGGTGCTCAACCACGTGGCGTCCGCGGCCCGGCTCACCGCCTTCACCGCCGCCGCCCGGGCCGCCGGCGCCACCCTGCCGTTCATCGCCGCGGTGGCCGTCTACACCGACGAGCGCTCGGCCCGGGTCCTGCAGCGGTTCCCCGGCCTGCACCTGGACGACGCGGCCGTGCAGCGGGTGCTCGACGCGCCCGATCCGGTGGCAGCGGGCATCGTGGCCGCCGTGGCCGAGGCGCGGGCGCTGCTCGCCGTCCCCGGTGTCGTCGGGGTCAACCTGTCCGGTCTCGCCTCGGCGCGGGGCGAGGAGACCGCCGCGGCGGTCAAGGCCGAGGTGGCCGTGAGGATCCGGGAGGGCACATGA
- a CDS encoding class I SAM-dependent methyltransferase: MSEIASEAMETEFGTVAGWTAEAVRALGPEFAVPAGCRGSGSEGSLRWLADALELTDGARVLDSGAGVGGPAGWLAAERGVRPVCVEPMAEAVQASATLFGLPSVVALSQSLPLADAGFDAAWCLGVLCTTEEKPALLAELHRVLVPGGRLGLLVFVADEPLPPPLPEGNSFPSSAEVDALLAGAGFTVTGRAEADLSDSSAQWRERADAVEAEVQRRHGEDPRWAEAQEQSGRVGALLGSGALRPRLLSAVRS; this comes from the coding sequence ATGAGCGAGATCGCCAGCGAGGCCATGGAGACCGAGTTCGGCACGGTCGCCGGCTGGACCGCCGAGGCCGTCCGGGCACTGGGCCCCGAGTTCGCCGTGCCGGCCGGGTGCCGGGGGAGCGGCAGCGAGGGTTCGCTGCGGTGGCTGGCCGACGCCCTCGAGCTCACCGACGGCGCCCGGGTGCTCGACTCCGGGGCCGGCGTCGGCGGCCCGGCGGGCTGGCTGGCCGCCGAGCGCGGCGTCCGCCCGGTCTGCGTCGAGCCGATGGCCGAGGCGGTGCAGGCCAGCGCCACGCTGTTCGGGCTGCCCTCGGTGGTGGCGCTGTCGCAGTCGCTGCCGCTGGCCGACGCCGGCTTCGACGCCGCGTGGTGCCTGGGCGTGCTGTGCACGACGGAGGAGAAGCCCGCGCTGCTGGCCGAGCTGCACCGGGTGCTGGTGCCCGGCGGCCGGCTCGGGCTGCTGGTCTTCGTCGCCGACGAGCCGCTGCCCCCGCCGCTGCCCGAGGGCAACAGCTTCCCCTCGTCGGCGGAGGTCGACGCGCTGCTGGCCGGCGCCGGGTTCACCGTCACCGGCCGCGCCGAGGCCGACCTGTCCGACAGCTCGGCCCAGTGGCGCGAGCGGGCCGACGCCGTGGAGGCGGAGGTGCAGCGCCGGCACGGGGAGGACCCGCGGTGGGCGGAGGCCCAGGAGCAGTCCGGCCGGGTCGGCGCGCTGCTGGGCTCGGGCGCCCTGCGGCCCCGCCTGCTGTCCGCCGTCCGCTCGTGA
- a CDS encoding FAD-dependent oxidoreductase — MHSDVVVIGAGQAGLSAAYELHRQGADFVVLDGDAGPGGAWQHRWPSLRLDKAHRIAPLPGMDLPDADPAAPASEVVAGYFGAYEQHFELPVHRPVGVRAVHRTDDGFRLDTSAGEWTARGLVNATGTWTRPFWPAYPGRELFGGRQLHAADYRGAEEFRDLRVVVVGGGTSAVQQLIEISEVAASTTWVTRREPVWRSGPFDEDAGRAAVALVDERVRAGLPPVSVVGVTGLMETDAVLAARARGVLDRLPVFDRLTAGGVAWDSPARELPADVVLWATGFRAALDHLAPLHLRTSGGGVVMDGTRVVAEPLLHLVGYGPSASTIGANRAGRSAVRELLRTMAAGTAA; from the coding sequence GTGCACAGCGACGTCGTGGTCATCGGGGCGGGGCAGGCCGGGCTGTCGGCGGCGTACGAGCTGCACCGACAGGGTGCGGACTTCGTGGTGCTCGACGGTGACGCCGGCCCGGGCGGGGCCTGGCAGCACCGCTGGCCCTCGCTGCGGCTGGACAAGGCGCACCGCATCGCGCCGCTGCCGGGGATGGACCTGCCCGACGCCGACCCGGCCGCACCGGCCAGCGAGGTGGTGGCCGGGTACTTCGGCGCCTACGAGCAGCACTTCGAGCTGCCGGTGCACCGTCCGGTCGGCGTCCGGGCCGTGCACCGCACCGACGACGGCTTCCGCCTGGACACCAGCGCGGGGGAGTGGACGGCGCGCGGCCTGGTCAACGCCACCGGCACCTGGACCCGCCCGTTCTGGCCGGCCTACCCCGGCCGTGAGCTGTTCGGCGGGCGGCAGCTGCACGCGGCCGACTACCGGGGTGCGGAGGAGTTCCGCGACCTGCGGGTCGTCGTGGTCGGTGGCGGGACGTCGGCGGTGCAGCAGCTCATCGAGATCAGCGAGGTGGCGGCCTCGACCACCTGGGTCACCCGGCGCGAGCCGGTCTGGCGCAGCGGCCCCTTCGACGAGGACGCCGGCCGCGCGGCCGTGGCCCTGGTCGACGAGCGGGTGCGGGCCGGGCTGCCGCCGGTGAGCGTCGTCGGGGTCACCGGGCTGATGGAGACCGACGCGGTGCTCGCCGCCCGGGCCCGCGGTGTGCTCGACCGGCTCCCGGTGTTCGACCGGCTGACCGCCGGCGGCGTCGCCTGGGACTCCCCGGCCCGCGAGCTCCCCGCCGACGTGGTGCTCTGGGCCACCGGCTTCCGGGCGGCGCTGGACCACCTGGCCCCGCTGCACCTGCGCACCAGCGGCGGAGGCGTCGTGATGGACGGCACCCGGGTGGTCGCCGAGCCCCTGCTGCACCTGGTGGGCTACGGCCCCTCGGCCAGCACGATCGGTGCCAACCGGGCCGGCCGCAGCGCCGTCCGCGAGCTGCTGCGGACGATGGCGGCCGGCACCGCCGCCT